In Streptomyces qaidamensis, one DNA window encodes the following:
- a CDS encoding penicillin-binding transpeptidase domain-containing protein, producing MGNRRRVAERRKTRPAVIGGMIAVVVVGAGAGAYALYGGGAAADDGTRASDQKAEVKTGPLSPAEVTTTARAFLTAWQSQKVDRAAAATDDTSAARSLLTGYTKDAHIKDVTLTPGRPTGDKVPFSVKGTVSYKGTDKPLAYDSALTVVRRAADGKPLVDWHAAVVHPDLRDGDTLVTGAAGTPPVKALDRDGGELTTKKYASIGPILDGLREKYGKEAGGKAGIELRVVRGKSAEAKDLSDKTLLELSEGTPGTVKTTLDPALQAAAEKQVAKKAKSSVALLRVSTGEILAAANASPGFNTAFQGSLAPGSTMKVITSSLLIEKGLASADKKHPCPKYFTYGHWKFQNDDKFQIKNGTFKASFARSCNTAFISQAPKLKNDDLTKEAQQVYGLGLNNWAIGVPSFDGAVPVQSAAQMGASLIGQGGVRMNPLNMASVSATVKAGTFHQPYLVSPDVDGRELAKAARTMPASTLSQLRELMAYTAAYGTAAEAMSGVGGDVGAKTGSAEVDGQKKPNGWFTAYRGDLAAAGVVQQGGHGGSTAGPIVAALLKAGG from the coding sequence GTGGGCAACAGAAGGCGCGTCGCCGAGCGACGGAAGACCAGACCCGCCGTGATCGGCGGGATGATCGCCGTGGTCGTGGTGGGCGCCGGGGCCGGTGCCTACGCGCTGTACGGCGGTGGCGCCGCCGCGGACGACGGGACACGGGCCTCGGACCAGAAGGCCGAGGTGAAGACGGGCCCGCTGTCCCCGGCCGAAGTCACCACCACCGCCCGCGCCTTCCTCACCGCCTGGCAGTCCCAGAAGGTCGACCGGGCCGCCGCGGCCACCGACGACACCTCCGCGGCCCGGTCACTGCTCACGGGCTACACCAAGGACGCCCACATCAAGGACGTCACCCTCACCCCGGGCCGGCCCACCGGCGACAAGGTGCCGTTCTCCGTCAAGGGCACGGTGTCCTACAAGGGCACCGACAAGCCGCTGGCGTACGACAGCGCCCTGACCGTCGTGCGCCGCGCCGCCGACGGAAAGCCGCTGGTCGACTGGCACGCGGCCGTCGTCCACCCGGATCTGCGGGACGGCGACACCCTGGTCACCGGCGCGGCGGGCACGCCCCCGGTCAAGGCGCTCGACCGGGACGGCGGCGAACTGACCACCAAGAAGTACGCCTCGATCGGCCCGATCCTGGACGGCCTGCGCGAGAAGTACGGCAAGGAGGCCGGCGGCAAGGCCGGCATCGAACTGCGGGTGGTGCGCGGGAAGTCCGCGGAGGCGAAGGACCTCTCCGACAAGACCCTGCTGGAGCTGAGCGAGGGCACGCCCGGCACGGTGAAGACCACGCTGGACCCGGCCCTCCAGGCGGCCGCCGAGAAGCAGGTCGCGAAGAAGGCCAAGTCGTCCGTGGCCCTGCTGCGGGTGTCGACCGGCGAGATCCTGGCCGCCGCCAACGCCTCCCCCGGCTTCAACACCGCCTTCCAGGGCTCCCTGGCCCCCGGCTCCACGATGAAGGTCATCACCTCGTCGCTGCTGATCGAGAAGGGCCTGGCCTCGGCGGACAAGAAGCACCCGTGCCCGAAGTACTTCACGTACGGGCACTGGAAGTTCCAGAACGACGACAAGTTCCAGATCAAGAACGGCACGTTCAAGGCGAGCTTCGCCCGCTCCTGCAACACGGCCTTCATCAGCCAGGCCCCGAAGCTGAAGAACGACGACCTGACCAAGGAGGCCCAGCAGGTCTACGGCCTGGGGCTGAACAACTGGGCCATCGGAGTGCCGTCCTTCGACGGCGCGGTGCCGGTGCAGTCGGCCGCCCAGATGGGTGCCTCGCTGATCGGGCAGGGCGGGGTCCGGATGAACCCGCTGAACATGGCGTCGGTGTCGGCGACGGTCAAGGCCGGCACCTTCCACCAGCCGTACCTGGTCTCCCCGGACGTGGACGGGCGGGAGCTGGCGAAGGCCGCGCGCACGATGCCGGCGAGCACCCTGTCCCAGTTGCGTGAGCTGATGGCGTACACCGCCGCGTACGGCACGGCCGCGGAGGCGATGTCCGGGGTCGGCGGCGACGTCGGTGCGAAGACCGGGTCCGCCGAGGTCGACGGGCAGAAGAAGCCGAACGGCTGGTTCACGGCCTACCGGGGCGACCTGGCCGCCGCGGGCGTGGTCCAGCAGGGCGGGCACGGTGGCTCGACGGCCGGCCCGATCGTGGCGGCCCTGCTGAAGGCGGGCGGCTGA
- a CDS encoding penicillin-binding transpeptidase domain-containing protein encodes MGKGVKTAVIGGVFAVMLGGAGYGTYNIVNALNGDGGGTGGVAAEKKSGPPGKDEVKETTAKFFTAWEKGAAATAASYTNNDGAAEQLLTAFGDDAHITGVKITPGAARGTTVPYAVKAKVAYGGKSKPLSYESELKVVRGLTTGRALVDWQPSVVHPELKKDDTLVTEESATPPIEAVGRDGAELTKEKYPSLGPILDALRDKYGEQAGGTPGVELVIRHTGNGAPDTPLLTLAEGKPGKLTTTISPGAQAAAEKAVKRFAQSSVVAVKPSTGEVLAVANHRTDGFNAAFQGEAAPGSTMKIITAAMLIDNGVTSMNGPAPCPDTAVWQSQSFKNLTGMKANENATLANSFMRSCNTAFIKLIDEKPLTDASLTQEAEERFGLGQDNWTTGIASFDGSVPAVDGPDRAAGAIGQGQVQMSPLNMASVTATAITGAFRQPYLVSPELDGRELARAQGLRASTAAQLKQMMRLTATQGTAAPAMAGLGGDIGAKTGSAEVDGNAKSNSWFTGFRGDIAAAAMTEEGGHGGDAAGPIVAAVLRTGG; translated from the coding sequence ATGGGCAAGGGGGTCAAAACCGCCGTCATAGGCGGGGTGTTCGCGGTGATGCTGGGCGGGGCCGGGTACGGCACCTACAACATCGTGAACGCGCTGAACGGTGACGGGGGCGGCACGGGCGGGGTGGCCGCGGAGAAGAAGTCGGGGCCGCCCGGCAAGGACGAGGTCAAGGAGACCACGGCCAAGTTCTTCACGGCCTGGGAGAAGGGCGCTGCCGCCACGGCGGCCTCGTACACGAACAACGACGGCGCCGCCGAGCAGCTGCTCACCGCCTTCGGCGACGACGCGCACATCACCGGCGTGAAGATCACGCCGGGCGCGGCCCGGGGCACCACAGTCCCGTACGCGGTGAAGGCGAAGGTGGCCTACGGCGGGAAGTCCAAGCCGCTGAGCTACGAGAGCGAGCTGAAGGTCGTGCGCGGGCTGACCACCGGGCGGGCGCTGGTCGACTGGCAGCCGTCCGTCGTGCACCCCGAGCTGAAGAAGGACGACACCCTCGTCACCGAGGAGTCGGCCACGCCGCCCATCGAGGCCGTGGGCCGCGACGGCGCCGAGCTGACGAAGGAGAAGTACCCCTCCCTCGGACCGATCCTGGACGCCCTGCGCGACAAGTACGGCGAGCAGGCCGGCGGCACCCCCGGCGTCGAACTGGTCATCCGGCACACCGGCAACGGCGCTCCCGACACTCCGCTGCTCACCCTCGCCGAGGGCAAGCCGGGCAAGCTCACCACCACGATCAGCCCGGGCGCGCAGGCAGCGGCCGAGAAGGCGGTCAAGCGGTTCGCCCAGTCGTCGGTGGTGGCCGTCAAGCCCAGCACCGGCGAGGTGCTGGCCGTGGCCAACCACCGCACGGACGGCTTCAACGCCGCTTTCCAGGGCGAGGCGGCACCCGGCTCCACCATGAAGATCATCACCGCCGCGATGCTCATCGACAACGGTGTGACCTCCATGAACGGCCCGGCACCCTGCCCGGACACCGCCGTGTGGCAGAGCCAGTCGTTCAAGAACCTGACGGGCATGAAGGCCAACGAGAACGCCACGCTCGCCAACAGCTTCATGCGGTCCTGCAACACCGCCTTCATCAAGCTCATCGACGAGAAGCCGCTCACGGACGCCTCGCTGACCCAGGAGGCCGAGGAGCGCTTCGGCCTGGGGCAGGACAACTGGACGACCGGCATCGCCTCCTTCGACGGCAGCGTCCCCGCCGTCGACGGGCCGGACCGGGCGGCGGGCGCCATCGGGCAGGGGCAGGTGCAGATGAGCCCGCTGAACATGGCCTCGGTGACCGCGACCGCCATCACCGGCGCCTTCCGCCAGCCCTACCTGGTCTCGCCGGAGCTGGACGGCCGGGAGCTGGCCCGGGCCCAGGGCCTGCGGGCGAGCACCGCCGCCCAGCTCAAGCAGATGATGCGGCTCACGGCCACGCAGGGCACCGCCGCGCCGGCCATGGCCGGACTGGGCGGTGACATCGGCGCCAAGACCGGTTCCGCCGAGGTCGACGGCAACGCCAAGTCCAACAGCTGGTTCACCGGATTCCGGGGCGACATCGCGGCGGCGGCCATGACCGAGGAGGGCGGCCACGGCGGTGACGCGGCCGGGCCGATTGTCGCAGCCGTGCTACGAACAGGTGGCTGA
- the rsmI gene encoding 16S rRNA (cytidine(1402)-2'-O)-methyltransferase — MIGTLVLAGTPIGDIADAPPRLAEELAGADVVAAEDTRRLRRLTQALGVTPKGRVVSYFEGNEAARTPELVEELVGGARVLLVTDAGMPSVSDPGYRLVAAAVERDVRVTAVPGPSAVLTALALSGLPVDRFCFEGFLPRKAGERLGRLREVAEERRTLVYFEAPHRLDDTLAAMSEVFGAERRAAVCRELTKTYEEVRRGGLGELAAWAAEGVRGEITVVVEGAPEKGPEEVGPEELVRRVRVREEAGERRKEAIAAVAVEAGVPKRVVFDAVVAAKNAAG; from the coding sequence GTGATCGGAACCCTCGTACTCGCAGGCACCCCCATCGGCGACATCGCGGACGCCCCGCCCCGGCTCGCCGAGGAACTGGCCGGAGCCGATGTCGTCGCCGCCGAGGACACGCGGCGGCTGCGCCGGCTGACCCAGGCGCTCGGCGTCACGCCCAAGGGGCGGGTCGTGTCGTACTTCGAGGGCAACGAGGCCGCCCGGACGCCGGAGCTGGTCGAGGAGCTGGTGGGCGGGGCGCGGGTGCTGCTCGTCACGGACGCGGGGATGCCGTCCGTGTCCGACCCGGGGTACCGGCTGGTCGCCGCCGCGGTCGAGCGGGACGTACGGGTCACCGCCGTGCCCGGGCCGTCCGCGGTGCTCACCGCGCTCGCGCTGTCCGGACTGCCGGTCGACCGGTTCTGCTTCGAGGGGTTCCTGCCGCGCAAGGCGGGGGAGCGGCTGGGGCGGCTGCGGGAGGTCGCCGAGGAGCGGCGGACGCTCGTCTACTTCGAGGCCCCCCACCGGCTCGACGACACGCTGGCGGCGATGTCCGAGGTGTTCGGGGCCGAGCGGCGGGCCGCGGTGTGCCGGGAGCTGACCAAGACGTACGAGGAGGTGCGGCGGGGCGGGCTCGGGGAGCTGGCCGCGTGGGCCGCGGAAGGGGTGCGCGGCGAGATCACGGTCGTCGTGGAGGGCGCGCCGGAGAAGGGGCCCGAGGAGGTCGGGCCCGAGGAGCTGGTCCGGCGGGTCCGGGTGCGGGAGGAAGCGGGGGAGCGGCGCAAGGAGGCGATCGCTGCGGTGGCGGTGGAGGCCGGTGTGCCGAAGCGGGTGGTTTTCGATGCGGTGGTCGCCGCGAAGAACGCTGCGGGGTGA
- the cbiQ gene encoding cobalt ECF transporter T component CbiQ, which produces MGAGHAHKLYRHGHSPVHGLPPHTKLAAVFAFVVVVVSTPREAMWAFGLYAVLLGAVAWVARVPAGFLLRRLLIEVPFVAFAVLMPFVAEGERVDVLGLSLSVNGLWGAWNVLAKGTLGVAASVLLAATTELRELLLGLQRLKLPPLLVQIASFMIRYGDVITDEMRRMRIARESRGFEAKGVKHWGVLAKSAGALFIRSYERGERVHLAMVSRGYAGSMPVIDEVTASRAQWSYALALPCAALLVCLLGWTL; this is translated from the coding sequence ATGGGAGCAGGGCACGCGCACAAGCTGTACCGGCACGGGCACTCGCCCGTGCACGGCCTGCCGCCGCACACCAAGCTCGCCGCCGTCTTCGCCTTCGTGGTCGTCGTGGTGTCGACGCCGCGCGAGGCGATGTGGGCGTTCGGGCTGTACGCCGTGCTGCTCGGGGCCGTCGCGTGGGTCGCGCGCGTGCCCGCCGGCTTCCTGCTCCGGCGGCTGCTGATCGAGGTGCCGTTCGTCGCGTTCGCGGTGCTCATGCCGTTCGTGGCGGAGGGCGAGCGGGTCGACGTCCTCGGCCTGTCCCTGAGCGTGAACGGCCTGTGGGGCGCCTGGAACGTGCTGGCGAAAGGCACCCTGGGTGTCGCGGCCTCGGTGTTGCTGGCCGCCACGACCGAACTGCGCGAACTGCTGCTCGGCCTGCAGCGCCTCAAGCTCCCGCCGCTCCTCGTGCAGATCGCGTCCTTCATGATCCGCTACGGCGACGTCATCACGGACGAGATGCGGCGCATGCGGATCGCCCGGGAGTCACGCGGCTTCGAGGCGAAAGGCGTCAAGCACTGGGGCGTGCTCGCCAAGTCGGCCGGCGCGCTGTTCATCCGCTCCTACGAGCGCGGCGAGCGGGTGCACCTGGCCATGGTCAGCCGTGGATACGCCGGCTCCATGCCGGTCATCGACGAGGTGACCGCGTCCCGGGCGCAGTGGTCGTACGCCCTCGCCCTCCCCTGCGCCGCGCTGCTCGTCTGTCTGCTGGGATGGACCTTGTGA
- a CDS encoding MarR family winged helix-turn-helix transcriptional regulator, whose translation MTNEESDGSPLLDDQLCFALYAAQRAVTAAYRPLLDELGLTYPQYLVLLVLWERGETTVKELAAALRLDYGTVSPLLKRLEAAGLVRRERSARDERSVLVAVTGRGEELRERAGRVPGALIAATGLDGTEAGRLRAELWRLAERAESAADRAR comes from the coding sequence GTGACGAACGAGGAGAGCGACGGATCACCGCTGCTGGACGACCAGCTGTGCTTCGCGCTGTACGCCGCCCAGCGCGCGGTGACGGCGGCGTACCGCCCGCTCCTCGACGAACTGGGCCTCACCTACCCCCAGTACCTGGTGCTGCTGGTCCTCTGGGAGCGCGGTGAGACGACGGTGAAGGAGCTGGCCGCGGCCCTGCGCCTCGACTACGGCACGGTCTCGCCGCTGCTGAAGCGGCTGGAGGCCGCCGGTCTGGTCCGGCGTGAGCGGTCGGCGCGGGACGAACGGTCGGTGCTCGTGGCCGTGACGGGGCGCGGGGAGGAACTCCGGGAGCGGGCGGGGCGGGTGCCCGGCGCGCTGATCGCGGCGACCGGGCTCGACGGCACGGAGGCCGGGCGGCTGCGTGCGGAGCTGTGGCGGCTGGCCGAGCGGGCGGAGTCGGCGGCGGACCGGGCCCGCTGA
- a CDS encoding energy-coupling factor ABC transporter ATP-binding protein — translation MDLVTASLEVSGLAFAYPDGHQALFGVDFSVARGERVALLGPNGAGKTTLVLHLNGILTGGAGTVQVAGLPVDKRNMAEVRRRVGIVFQDPDDQLFMPTVREDVAFGPAAAGLKGPELEERVQRALERVGMAEFKDRPPHHLSFGQRRRVAVATVLAMEPEILVLDEPSSNLDPASRRELADILRSLDVTVLMVTHDLPYALELCPRSLILSDGVIAADGPTGELLSDEELMRAHRLELPFGFDPRSVPAAQGRP, via the coding sequence ATGGACCTTGTGACTGCTTCTCTGGAGGTCTCGGGCCTCGCTTTCGCCTACCCCGACGGGCACCAGGCCCTCTTCGGCGTCGACTTCTCGGTCGCGCGCGGTGAGCGGGTCGCGCTGCTCGGGCCGAACGGCGCCGGCAAGACGACCCTCGTACTGCACCTCAACGGCATCCTGACCGGCGGCGCCGGCACGGTGCAGGTCGCCGGGCTGCCCGTGGACAAGCGGAACATGGCCGAGGTCCGGCGCCGGGTCGGCATCGTCTTCCAGGACCCGGACGACCAGCTGTTCATGCCGACGGTCCGGGAGGACGTGGCGTTCGGGCCCGCGGCGGCCGGGCTGAAGGGGCCGGAGCTGGAGGAGCGCGTGCAGCGGGCGCTGGAGCGGGTCGGCATGGCGGAGTTCAAGGACCGGCCCCCGCACCACCTCTCCTTCGGGCAGCGCCGCCGGGTGGCCGTCGCGACCGTGCTGGCGATGGAGCCGGAGATCCTCGTGCTGGACGAGCCGTCCTCCAACCTCGACCCGGCCTCGCGCCGCGAACTGGCGGACATCCTGCGCTCCCTGGACGTGACCGTGCTGATGGTCACGCACGACCTGCCCTACGCCCTGGAGCTGTGCCCGCGCTCCCTGATCCTCAGCGACGGGGTGATCGCGGCCGACGGGCCGACCGGCGAGCTGCTCTCCGACGAGGAGCTGATGCGGGCCCACCGTCTGGAGCTGCCGTTCGGTTTCGATCCGCGTTCCGTCCCGGCGGCTCAGGGCCGTCCGTGA
- a CDS encoding SsgA family sporulation/cell division regulator gives MSVVEQYARAHIVSDAAVPLVDELEAVPVTLRYDPDHDPRKVRMTLPGAGGREWVFSRELLEEGLRAPAGSGEVRVWPCGRVQVVVEFHSAQGVSVVQFERQALLRFLRRTYMAAAEPVTH, from the coding sequence ATGTCCGTAGTCGAGCAGTACGCGCGAGCCCACATCGTCTCGGACGCGGCCGTGCCGCTGGTCGACGAGCTGGAGGCGGTTCCGGTCACCCTGCGGTACGACCCCGACCACGATCCCCGGAAGGTGCGCATGACGCTGCCGGGAGCCGGGGGACGCGAGTGGGTGTTCAGCCGCGAGCTGCTGGAGGAAGGTCTGCGGGCTCCTGCCGGGAGCGGCGAGGTGCGGGTGTGGCCGTGCGGCCGGGTGCAGGTCGTGGTGGAGTTCCACTCCGCGCAAGGGGTGTCGGTGGTGCAGTTCGAGCGCCAGGCGCTGCTGCGGTTCCTGCGGCGGACGTACATGGCCGCCGCGGAACCCGTGACGCATTGA
- a CDS encoding energy-coupling factor ABC transporter permease has protein sequence MHVPDGFINAPTSAATGVIAAGAIAVSLRGARRELDERTAPLAGLVAAFIFAVQMLNFPVAAGTSGHLLGGALAAILVGPYTGVLCVSVVLLMQGILFADGGLTALGVNITNMAIVTTVVAYALFRGLVKVLPRTRRSVTAAAFVAALVSVPAAALAFTLMYAIGGTTDVSIGKVATAMIGVHVLIGIGEAVITALTVGSVIAVRPDLVYGARGLTQKLKLRVNGELVDAPDAEPEPVPAAARTSHRKVWAAGLVASLVLAGFVSFYASANPDGLEKVAADHGIDKKAEDHAVADSPLADYGVKDVADARLSGGLAGVIGVGVTVVAGTGVFWAVRRRRTDDTSPSDTTNTPDTTNTSTTGTSV, from the coding sequence GTGCATGTACCTGACGGATTCATCAACGCGCCCACCTCCGCCGCCACCGGTGTGATCGCCGCGGGCGCCATCGCCGTGAGCCTGCGCGGCGCACGCCGCGAACTCGACGAGCGCACGGCGCCGCTGGCCGGGCTCGTGGCGGCGTTCATCTTCGCGGTGCAGATGCTGAACTTCCCCGTAGCGGCGGGGACCAGCGGCCATCTCCTCGGCGGTGCGCTGGCGGCGATACTCGTCGGTCCCTACACCGGGGTCCTGTGCGTCTCCGTCGTCCTGCTGATGCAGGGCATCCTGTTCGCGGACGGCGGTCTGACCGCGCTGGGCGTGAACATCACCAACATGGCGATCGTCACGACGGTCGTGGCCTACGCCCTCTTCCGCGGCCTGGTGAAGGTGCTGCCCCGCACCCGCCGATCGGTCACCGCGGCCGCCTTCGTCGCGGCCCTGGTCTCCGTCCCGGCCGCCGCGCTCGCCTTCACGCTGATGTACGCGATCGGCGGCACCACCGACGTGTCGATCGGCAAGGTCGCCACCGCCATGATCGGCGTGCACGTCCTGATCGGCATCGGCGAGGCCGTGATCACCGCGCTGACCGTCGGCTCGGTCATCGCCGTACGCCCGGACCTGGTGTACGGGGCGCGCGGCCTCACGCAGAAGCTGAAGCTGCGGGTGAACGGCGAACTGGTCGACGCCCCCGACGCCGAGCCCGAGCCCGTGCCCGCCGCCGCCCGCACTTCGCACCGCAAGGTGTGGGCGGCCGGCCTGGTCGCCTCCCTCGTGCTGGCCGGGTTCGTCAGCTTCTACGCCTCGGCGAACCCCGACGGCCTGGAGAAGGTCGCCGCCGACCACGGCATCGACAAGAAGGCCGAGGACCACGCGGTGGCCGACTCCCCGCTCGCCGACTACGGCGTCAAGGACGTCGCCGACGCTCGCCTGTCCGGGGGGCTGGCGGGCGTCATCGGCGTGGGCGTCACGGTCGTCGCCGGCACCGGCGTGTTCTGGGCCGTGCGCCGCCGCCGCACCGACGACACCTCCCCGTCGGACACGACGAACACGCCGGATACGACGAACACGAGCACGACGGGCACGAGCGTCTGA
- a CDS encoding TatD family hydrolase, with the protein MPSNDSGRQDKNAAPPLPEPLRVPVADSHTHLDMQSGTVEEALAKAASVGVTTVVQVGCDLKGSRWAAETAAAHDAVHATVALHPNEAPRIVHGDPDGWSRQGAREAGGRAALDEALAEIDRLAALEQVKGVGETGLDYFRTGPEGKDAQELSFRAHIEIAKRHGKALVIHDREAHADVLRVLKEEGAPERTVFHCYSGDAEMAEICASAGYFMSFAGNVTFKNAQNLRDAVAVAPLELLLVETDAPFLTPAPYRGRPNAPYLVPVTVRAMAGVRGIDEDTLATALGANTARAFGY; encoded by the coding sequence ATGCCTTCGAACGACTCCGGCCGCCAGGACAAGAACGCGGCACCGCCCCTCCCGGAGCCCCTCCGGGTCCCGGTCGCCGACTCCCACACCCATCTGGACATGCAGTCCGGCACGGTCGAGGAGGCCTTGGCGAAGGCGGCTTCGGTCGGAGTGACGACGGTCGTGCAGGTCGGCTGCGACCTCAAGGGCTCCCGGTGGGCGGCGGAGACGGCGGCGGCCCACGACGCCGTCCACGCCACGGTCGCCCTGCACCCGAACGAGGCACCCCGGATCGTGCACGGTGACCCCGACGGATGGTCGCGGCAGGGCGCACGCGAAGCCGGCGGCCGGGCCGCGCTCGACGAAGCGCTCGCCGAGATCGACCGGTTGGCGGCGCTGGAGCAGGTCAAGGGCGTCGGCGAGACCGGCCTCGACTACTTCCGCACCGGGCCCGAGGGCAAGGACGCGCAGGAGCTGTCCTTCCGCGCCCACATCGAGATCGCGAAGCGCCACGGCAAGGCCCTGGTCATCCACGACCGCGAGGCCCACGCCGACGTCCTGCGCGTGCTGAAGGAGGAGGGCGCCCCCGAGCGGACCGTCTTCCACTGTTACTCCGGCGACGCCGAGATGGCGGAGATCTGCGCGAGCGCGGGCTACTTCATGTCCTTCGCCGGCAACGTCACCTTCAAGAACGCCCAGAACCTGCGGGACGCGGTGGCCGTGGCCCCGCTGGAGCTCCTCCTCGTCGAGACGGACGCGCCCTTCCTCACCCCGGCGCCCTACCGCGGGCGGCCCAACGCCCCGTACCTCGTGCCGGTCACCGTGCGGGCCATGGCCGGGGTGCGCGGCATCGACGAGGACACCCTCGCCACGGCGCTCGGCGCCAACACCGCGCGCGCCTTCGGATACTGA
- a CDS encoding dolichyl-phosphate-mannose--protein mannosyltransferase, translated as MTSTASSTDTRQGQAPLDQRPSWQQRLRRFGYQGQPRSDARDVRDRLVPPYTEPSPRLWAALGVPHQLAGRLVRWSGWIGPLLVTLLAGVLRFWNLGSPRAVIFDETYYAKDAWALIHRGFELNWDKKANDLVLSSGGQVPLPADAAYVVHPPIGKYVIGLGELMFGFDPFGWRFMTAVLGTLSVLLLCRIGRRLFRSTFLGCLAGALMAVDGLHFVMSRTALLDGVLMFFVLAAFGCLLVDRDRARAKLAAALPLDEDGRARPDRHTAETARLGRRPWRWAAGLMLGLAIGTKWNGLYILAAFCLMAVLWDVASRRVAGARHPYAAVLKRDTGLAFVATVPVALVTYLLSWTGWILSATNGSGGYYRNWAATSGKGGSWTFLPDWLRSLWHYEHQVYEFHVGLSSPHTYQSNPWSWLVLGRPVSYFYESPAPGKDGCPADAGEKCAREVLALGTPLLWWVACLAVLYVLWRWFFRRDWRAGAIACGIAAGYLPWFMYQERTIFFFYAVVFLPFLCLAVAMLLGAIIGPPRSSDTRRVAGATAAGVLVLLITWNFIYFWPLYTGTAIPIDDWRSRMWLDTWV; from the coding sequence GTGACCAGTACCGCGTCCTCCACGGACACCCGGCAGGGCCAGGCGCCGCTCGACCAGCGGCCGTCCTGGCAGCAGCGGCTGCGCCGCTTCGGCTACCAGGGGCAGCCCAGAAGCGACGCCCGCGACGTCCGTGACCGCCTGGTGCCGCCGTACACCGAGCCCTCCCCGCGCCTGTGGGCGGCACTCGGCGTCCCGCACCAGCTCGCGGGCCGGCTGGTGCGCTGGTCGGGCTGGATCGGCCCGCTGCTCGTCACGCTGCTGGCGGGGGTGCTGCGGTTCTGGAACCTGGGCAGCCCCAGGGCGGTGATATTCGACGAGACGTACTACGCCAAGGACGCGTGGGCGCTGATCCACCGCGGGTTCGAGCTCAACTGGGACAAGAAGGCCAACGACCTGGTGCTGTCGTCGGGCGGGCAGGTCCCGCTCCCGGCGGACGCCGCGTACGTCGTGCACCCGCCGATCGGGAAGTACGTCATCGGGCTCGGCGAGCTGATGTTCGGGTTCGATCCCTTCGGCTGGCGCTTCATGACGGCGGTGCTCGGCACGCTGTCCGTGCTGCTGCTGTGCCGGATCGGCCGCCGCCTGTTCCGCTCCACCTTCCTGGGGTGTCTGGCGGGCGCGCTGATGGCGGTGGACGGCCTGCACTTCGTGATGAGCCGCACGGCGCTGCTCGACGGTGTGCTGATGTTCTTCGTGCTGGCCGCGTTCGGCTGTCTGCTCGTGGACCGGGACAGGGCCCGCGCGAAACTCGCCGCCGCGCTGCCGCTGGACGAGGACGGCCGGGCCCGGCCCGACCGGCACACGGCCGAGACGGCCCGCCTGGGACGGCGCCCCTGGCGCTGGGCGGCGGGCCTGATGCTGGGCCTGGCCATCGGCACGAAGTGGAACGGCCTCTACATCCTGGCCGCGTTCTGCCTGATGGCGGTGTTGTGGGACGTCGCTTCGCGGCGGGTCGCCGGTGCCCGGCACCCGTACGCGGCGGTCCTCAAGCGCGACACCGGCCTCGCGTTCGTCGCCACGGTCCCGGTCGCCCTGGTCACCTACCTGCTGTCCTGGACCGGCTGGATCCTCTCCGCCACGAACGGCTCCGGCGGCTACTACCGCAACTGGGCCGCGACCAGCGGCAAGGGCGGCAGCTGGACGTTCCTGCCCGACTGGCTGCGCAGCCTGTGGCACTACGAGCACCAGGTGTACGAGTTCCACGTCGGCCTGTCCTCGCCGCACACGTACCAGTCCAACCCGTGGAGCTGGCTCGTCCTCGGCCGCCCGGTGTCGTACTTCTACGAGTCCCCGGCCCCCGGCAAGGACGGCTGCCCCGCCGACGCCGGCGAGAAGTGCGCCCGCGAGGTCCTCGCCCTCGGCACGCCGCTGCTGTGGTGGGTCGCCTGTCTCGCGGTCCTCTACGTGCTGTGGCGCTGGTTCTTCCGCCGTGACTGGCGCGCGGGTGCCATCGCCTGCGGCATCGCGGCCGGCTACCTGCCCTGGTTCATGTACCAGGAGCGCACGATCTTCTTCTTCTACGCCGTCGTTTTCCTGCCGTTCCTGTGCCTGGCGGTGGCGATGCTCCTCGGCGCGATCATCGGCCCACCCCGCTCCAGCGACACCCGCCGCGTCGCGGGCGCCACGGCCGCGGGCGTCCTGGTCCTCCTGATCACCTGGAACTTCATCTATTTCTGGCCGCTGTACACGGGCACCGCCATCCCCATCGACGACTGGCGGTCGCGGATGTGGCTGGACACGTGGGTGTGA